In Parasteatoda tepidariorum isolate YZ-2023 chromosome 2, CAS_Ptep_4.0, whole genome shotgun sequence, one DNA window encodes the following:
- the LOC107436875 gene encoding uncharacterized protein isoform X2, with translation MGKTYFGMFTLAFIALSFVTVSAKVHLSYSEIHKMGGICPALESCQKPDDRFRSGNRELLLPKDKNCACDYLCADYGDCCIDAPDVEVKYSLPDFNCLEMKQFGGVFMIDTCLHSYEGPDDVRYQCENLMPGDVTDPIGAMPVTNYQTGVTFKNYYCGICNYMTDNLVLWTPRLECPTVSLIESTPNITHEYAFKNLASTDKSWGLYLTGDNGSLFFHDCEIDPLMPMVLETKIRLCRPGLISDCPPDWENEEVRAMCRSYMGARYIHGGDKYRNVHCALCNGVNTTRLSCKFAESREITTYRTYDTHAFSLLLDINDRRGNNVGMIQFCEEDEIFDPFFKVCRSLACLPGYKKKGTECVPRGLPDLDDNSNKVDDIDSGDGPIISEDPELIKLSPSDDHDQSVLGYRESSAENGTFDVANRTVYSLADSNIDKPLHGELNKLQNCLLISLTVDDYVMLPNANIYVPKYNKTYEPTAYHAADGSILICSHLTDEVNFKFMPLMGYVTSVGLVISMIFIVVHLIVFFLVPELQNLSGKNLASHCIALLCAYLCFLTGSLGVLSFEACSAISFLTVYFFQVSFFWMTVMAFDVWRCLKMATTELRVAKGKQLKRFFFYSIFAWVMPMLIIVTAAIAEFTDLFPDEYKPNFASPRCWFKRRRALLVYFVAPLIAVVAANICLFFSSARMLVMAKQSSLKQQNQNQKQSYKLYLRLALLMGLTWTTGFVASYFDVEPLWYLFVILNTLQGLFIFIGFSCTSKVYDHFKGKGSEKFHSGSTNTSNLSTTPFSSKLFTRFKRSISPTPSRSNSSIRKVKPLF, from the coding sequence ATGGGAAAGACGTATTTTGGAATGTTCACCTTGGCCTTCATCGCCCTATCCTTTGTGACTGTTAGTGCCAAAGTTCATCTAAGTTACagtgaaatacataaaatgggCGGCATATGCCCTGCTTTGGAAAGCTGCCAGAAACCTGACGACCGATTCAGATCTGGCAACCGAGAACTTCTTCTGCCAAAAGATAAAAACTGTGCCTGTGATTATCTGTGCGCCGACTATGGCGATTGCTGCATCGATGCCCCGGATGTCGAGGTTAAATATTCATTGCCAGATTTCAATTGCCTCGAAATGAAACAGTTTGGTGGTGTCTTCATGATCGACACCTGCTTACATTCTTACGAAGGCCCTGATGACGTCAGGTATCAATGCGAAAATTTGATGCCTGGAGATGTGACGGATCCCATTGGAGCAATGCCTGTTACAAATTATCAGACTGGAGTAACTTTTAAGAACTACTACTGTGGTATTTGCAATTATATGACCGACAACTTAGTGTTGTGGACTCCCAGGCTAGAGTGTCCGACCGTGTCTTTAATCGAAAGCACACCGAATATAACCCATgaatatgctttcaaaaactTGGCTTCCACTGACAAAAGCTGGGGACTTTACCTAACTGGCGACAATGGATCTTTGTTCTTTCATGACTGCGAAATTGATCCTCTTATGCCTATGGTTCTAGAAACTAAAATCAGACTCTGTAGACCAGGTTTAATATCTGATTGCCCACCAGATTGGGAAAATGAGGAAGTCCGCGCTATGTGCCGCTCGTATATGGGTGCGAGATATATCCATGGAGGCGACAAGTACAGAAATGTGCATTGTGCTTTATGCAATGGTGTCAACACAACTCGCTTGTCATGCAAATTTGCTGAGTCGAGAGAAATTACTACTTATCGCACTTACGACACCCATGCATTTTCTTTGTTATTGGATATCAATGATAGAAGAGGCAACAATGTTGGCATGATTCAATTTTGCGAGGAAGACGAGATATTCGATCCCTTTTTCAAAGTTTGTCGCAGTCTGGCTTGCTTACCTGGTTACAAAAAGAAAGGAACGGAATGTGTTCCAAGGGGGTTACCAGACCTAGATGATAATTCAAATAAAGTGGATGACATTGACAGCGGTGATGGTCCCATTATTTCGGAAGATCCTGAACTGATAAAACTCAGTCCAAGTGATGATCATGACCAATCCGTGTTAGGGTACCGCGAGAGTTCTGCTGAAAATGGTACTTTTGACGTTGCGAATCGAACAGTTTACAGTTTAGCTGATTCAAATATTGACAAACCTCTACACGGAGAACTCAACAAGCTTCAGAACTGCTTGTTGATATCACTAACTGTTGATGATTATGTCATGCTCCCTAATGCGAATATTTATGTACCGAAGTATAACAAAACATATGAGCCTACAGCGTACCATGCAGCGGAtggttcaattttaatttgttctcaTTTAACTGATGAGGTCAATTTCAAGTTCATGCCTTTAATGGGTTATGTTACATCAGTAGGATTAGTAATCTCAATGATTTTCATTGTAGTTCATTTGATTGTTTTCTTCTTGGTGCCAGAGCTTCAAAATCTTTCAGGGAAAAATCTAGCATCGCACTGCATTGCCCTTTTGTGCGCGTACTTGTGCTTTTTAACTGGATCACTTGGAGTTCTTAGTTTCGAAGCATGCTCTGCAATATCATTTTTGACCGTGTATTTCtttcaagtttcttttttttggatGACGGTGATGGCTTTTGATGTTTGGCGATGTTTGAAAATGGCGACTACAGAACTTCGAGTAGCCAAAGGCAAACAGCTGAAgcgatttttcttttactcaaTTTTTGCTTGGGTCATGCCTATGTTAATAATTGTGACTGCTGCCATAGCGGAGTTTACTGATTTGTTCCCCGACGAATATAAACCGAATTTCGCTTCTCCTCGTTGCTGGTTTAAAAGAAGACGTGCTCTTCTAGTATATTTTGTTGCACCTTTGATTGCAGTGGTGGCAGCCaatatttgtttgttctttTCAAGTGCGCGCATGCTTGTCATGGCCAAACAGTCTTCTCTCAAACAACAAAATCAAAACCAGAAACAAAGTTATAAGTTATATTTGAGATTAGCTCTTCTCATGGGTTTGACGTGGACGACTGGATTTGTTGCTAGTTACTTTGACGTGGAACCTCTTtggtatttatttgtaatactCAACACTCTTCAAGGATTGTTCATCTTCATAGGTTTCTCCTGTACCAGCAAAGTTTACGATCATTTCAAAGGAAAAGGCTCAGAAAAATTCCATTCTGGATCGACTAATACGTCAAATCTTTCTACTACACCATTCTCGTCAAAGCTTTTCACGAGGTTTAAAAGATCAATCTCTCCTACACCTTCTAGGTCAAACAGTTCAATTAGAAAAGTAAAGCCTTTGTTCTGA
- the LOC107436875 gene encoding uncharacterized protein isoform X1: protein MSSDHPQQSPIAKCAALVRCKIRKMGKTYFGMFTLAFIALSFVTVSAKVHLSYSEIHKMGGICPALESCQKPDDRFRSGNRELLLPKDKNCACDYLCADYGDCCIDAPDVEVKYSLPDFNCLEMKQFGGVFMIDTCLHSYEGPDDVRYQCENLMPGDVTDPIGAMPVTNYQTGVTFKNYYCGICNYMTDNLVLWTPRLECPTVSLIESTPNITHEYAFKNLASTDKSWGLYLTGDNGSLFFHDCEIDPLMPMVLETKIRLCRPGLISDCPPDWENEEVRAMCRSYMGARYIHGGDKYRNVHCALCNGVNTTRLSCKFAESREITTYRTYDTHAFSLLLDINDRRGNNVGMIQFCEEDEIFDPFFKVCRSLACLPGYKKKGTECVPRGLPDLDDNSNKVDDIDSGDGPIISEDPELIKLSPSDDHDQSVLGYRESSAENGTFDVANRTVYSLADSNIDKPLHGELNKLQNCLLISLTVDDYVMLPNANIYVPKYNKTYEPTAYHAADGSILICSHLTDEVNFKFMPLMGYVTSVGLVISMIFIVVHLIVFFLVPELQNLSGKNLASHCIALLCAYLCFLTGSLGVLSFEACSAISFLTVYFFQVSFFWMTVMAFDVWRCLKMATTELRVAKGKQLKRFFFYSIFAWVMPMLIIVTAAIAEFTDLFPDEYKPNFASPRCWFKRRRALLVYFVAPLIAVVAANICLFFSSARMLVMAKQSSLKQQNQNQKQSYKLYLRLALLMGLTWTTGFVASYFDVEPLWYLFVILNTLQGLFIFIGFSCTSKVYDHFKGKGSEKFHSGSTNTSNLSTTPFSSKLFTRFKRSISPTPSRSNSSIRKVKPLF from the exons atgtcttcagatcatcctcagcaGTCGCCAATAGCAAagtgtgcagctctagtgcgatgtaaaatAAG gAAAATGGGAAAGACGTATTTTGGAATGTTCACCTTGGCCTTCATCGCCCTATCCTTTGTGACTGTTAGTGCCAAAGTTCATCTAAGTTACagtgaaatacataaaatgggCGGCATATGCCCTGCTTTGGAAAGCTGCCAGAAACCTGACGACCGATTCAGATCTGGCAACCGAGAACTTCTTCTGCCAAAAGATAAAAACTGTGCCTGTGATTATCTGTGCGCCGACTATGGCGATTGCTGCATCGATGCCCCGGATGTCGAGGTTAAATATTCATTGCCAGATTTCAATTGCCTCGAAATGAAACAGTTTGGTGGTGTCTTCATGATCGACACCTGCTTACATTCTTACGAAGGCCCTGATGACGTCAGGTATCAATGCGAAAATTTGATGCCTGGAGATGTGACGGATCCCATTGGAGCAATGCCTGTTACAAATTATCAGACTGGAGTAACTTTTAAGAACTACTACTGTGGTATTTGCAATTATATGACCGACAACTTAGTGTTGTGGACTCCCAGGCTAGAGTGTCCGACCGTGTCTTTAATCGAAAGCACACCGAATATAACCCATgaatatgctttcaaaaactTGGCTTCCACTGACAAAAGCTGGGGACTTTACCTAACTGGCGACAATGGATCTTTGTTCTTTCATGACTGCGAAATTGATCCTCTTATGCCTATGGTTCTAGAAACTAAAATCAGACTCTGTAGACCAGGTTTAATATCTGATTGCCCACCAGATTGGGAAAATGAGGAAGTCCGCGCTATGTGCCGCTCGTATATGGGTGCGAGATATATCCATGGAGGCGACAAGTACAGAAATGTGCATTGTGCTTTATGCAATGGTGTCAACACAACTCGCTTGTCATGCAAATTTGCTGAGTCGAGAGAAATTACTACTTATCGCACTTACGACACCCATGCATTTTCTTTGTTATTGGATATCAATGATAGAAGAGGCAACAATGTTGGCATGATTCAATTTTGCGAGGAAGACGAGATATTCGATCCCTTTTTCAAAGTTTGTCGCAGTCTGGCTTGCTTACCTGGTTACAAAAAGAAAGGAACGGAATGTGTTCCAAGGGGGTTACCAGACCTAGATGATAATTCAAATAAAGTGGATGACATTGACAGCGGTGATGGTCCCATTATTTCGGAAGATCCTGAACTGATAAAACTCAGTCCAAGTGATGATCATGACCAATCCGTGTTAGGGTACCGCGAGAGTTCTGCTGAAAATGGTACTTTTGACGTTGCGAATCGAACAGTTTACAGTTTAGCTGATTCAAATATTGACAAACCTCTACACGGAGAACTCAACAAGCTTCAGAACTGCTTGTTGATATCACTAACTGTTGATGATTATGTCATGCTCCCTAATGCGAATATTTATGTACCGAAGTATAACAAAACATATGAGCCTACAGCGTACCATGCAGCGGAtggttcaattttaatttgttctcaTTTAACTGATGAGGTCAATTTCAAGTTCATGCCTTTAATGGGTTATGTTACATCAGTAGGATTAGTAATCTCAATGATTTTCATTGTAGTTCATTTGATTGTTTTCTTCTTGGTGCCAGAGCTTCAAAATCTTTCAGGGAAAAATCTAGCATCGCACTGCATTGCCCTTTTGTGCGCGTACTTGTGCTTTTTAACTGGATCACTTGGAGTTCTTAGTTTCGAAGCATGCTCTGCAATATCATTTTTGACCGTGTATTTCtttcaagtttcttttttttggatGACGGTGATGGCTTTTGATGTTTGGCGATGTTTGAAAATGGCGACTACAGAACTTCGAGTAGCCAAAGGCAAACAGCTGAAgcgatttttcttttactcaaTTTTTGCTTGGGTCATGCCTATGTTAATAATTGTGACTGCTGCCATAGCGGAGTTTACTGATTTGTTCCCCGACGAATATAAACCGAATTTCGCTTCTCCTCGTTGCTGGTTTAAAAGAAGACGTGCTCTTCTAGTATATTTTGTTGCACCTTTGATTGCAGTGGTGGCAGCCaatatttgtttgttctttTCAAGTGCGCGCATGCTTGTCATGGCCAAACAGTCTTCTCTCAAACAACAAAATCAAAACCAGAAACAAAGTTATAAGTTATATTTGAGATTAGCTCTTCTCATGGGTTTGACGTGGACGACTGGATTTGTTGCTAGTTACTTTGACGTGGAACCTCTTtggtatttatttgtaatactCAACACTCTTCAAGGATTGTTCATCTTCATAGGTTTCTCCTGTACCAGCAAAGTTTACGATCATTTCAAAGGAAAAGGCTCAGAAAAATTCCATTCTGGATCGACTAATACGTCAAATCTTTCTACTACACCATTCTCGTCAAAGCTTTTCACGAGGTTTAAAAGATCAATCTCTCCTACACCTTCTAGGTCAAACAGTTCAATTAGAAAAGTAAAGCCTTTGTTCTGA